A stretch of Arthrobacter sunyaminii DNA encodes these proteins:
- a CDS encoding S10 family peptidase — MPHDEQHQDAGNQHQSRENIRNGGEPEARNPRVTDDFTVRRHTLPTGLKYTTTAGRLVLRREETKDGKADGFLPKAEIFLVAYTADVGEPTAEAHAAAPPANSRPVVFAFNGGPGSSSVWLHMGLLGPRMVDSGDVGALTPPPFGLVDNPETILQHADLVMIDPVNTGFSRVVDGNEAAEFHGFEEDRDLVAEVIRLWTTRNNRWLSPKYLVGESYGTLRAVAVAGRLFDAYGLAVNGLGLISTVLNMATLDFAPGRDTPYALHLPTYAAIAHFHGRHGDRPLADVVAEAEEFAGREFGYALTQGSRLSTEEFDDVVRRLAEITTLEEGFIRRTNLRWDYAQFSAELLRNENLVVGRIDGRFTAPPANQQDSINWDDPSLQAINGPYSAAVNHYVRAELGYENDLPYEILTGRVQPWSYKSFEGVPVDVTGTLERLLAHNPHLRVHVDYGYHDGATPHFAAEYVWAHMRLTDAARARFTHHYHEAGHMMYLKPECRLDQLTALAEFVSAG; from the coding sequence ATGCCCCATGACGAGCAGCACCAGGACGCCGGCAATCAGCATCAGAGCCGTGAGAACATCAGAAACGGCGGAGAGCCGGAGGCGAGGAACCCGAGGGTTACCGATGACTTCACGGTCCGCCGCCATACTCTTCCAACAGGCCTGAAATACACCACCACAGCCGGACGCCTGGTGCTGCGGCGGGAAGAAACCAAGGACGGAAAAGCGGACGGCTTCCTGCCCAAGGCGGAGATTTTCCTCGTCGCCTACACCGCCGATGTGGGCGAACCGACGGCGGAAGCGCACGCAGCTGCTCCGCCGGCCAACAGCCGTCCGGTGGTGTTCGCCTTCAACGGCGGCCCCGGCTCGTCCTCGGTGTGGTTGCACATGGGCCTGCTGGGACCCCGGATGGTTGACTCCGGGGACGTTGGGGCACTGACGCCTCCCCCGTTTGGCCTGGTGGACAACCCGGAAACCATCCTGCAGCACGCGGACCTGGTGATGATCGATCCGGTCAACACGGGGTTTTCCCGGGTGGTGGACGGCAACGAGGCCGCAGAGTTTCACGGCTTTGAAGAGGACCGGGACCTGGTGGCGGAAGTCATCCGGCTCTGGACCACCCGCAACAACCGCTGGCTCAGCCCCAAGTATCTGGTGGGCGAGTCCTACGGGACCCTGCGTGCCGTCGCCGTCGCCGGACGGTTGTTCGATGCCTACGGCCTGGCCGTCAACGGGCTCGGACTGATTTCCACGGTCCTGAACATGGCCACGCTGGATTTTGCTCCGGGCCGCGACACTCCGTACGCACTTCATTTGCCCACTTACGCGGCCATTGCGCACTTCCACGGGCGGCACGGAGACCGGCCGCTGGCTGATGTGGTGGCCGAGGCGGAGGAATTCGCCGGACGGGAGTTCGGCTACGCACTGACCCAGGGTTCCCGGCTGAGCACGGAAGAGTTCGACGACGTCGTCCGCCGACTGGCGGAAATCACCACCTTGGAGGAGGGGTTTATCCGGCGCACCAACCTGCGGTGGGATTACGCCCAGTTCTCCGCGGAGCTGCTGCGCAACGAGAACCTCGTGGTGGGGCGGATAGACGGCCGGTTCACGGCACCTCCCGCAAACCAGCAGGATTCCATCAACTGGGATGACCCCAGCCTGCAGGCCATCAACGGACCGTACTCGGCCGCCGTCAACCACTACGTCCGGGCCGAGCTGGGCTACGAAAATGACCTCCCGTATGAAATCCTCACCGGCCGGGTCCAGCCCTGGAGCTACAAGAGCTTCGAAGGGGTTCCCGTGGATGTCACCGGGACGCTCGAACGGCTGCTGGCGCACAACCCTCACCTGCGGGTGCATGTGGACTACGGCTACCACGACGGCGCCACGCCCCACTTCGCTGCCGAGTACGTTTGGGCGCACATGCGGCTGACTGATGCGGCTCGGGCACGATTCACGCACCACTATCACGAGGCAGGCCACATGATGTATCTGAAGCCGGAGTGCCGGCTGGACCAGCTCACCGCGCTGGCGGAGTTTGTCAGCGCCGGCTAG
- a CDS encoding DUF456 domain-containing protein, with protein sequence MDPDIVITVIAALAVAVGLTGIIIPVLPGSILIIAALLGWALGMQSAAAWWTFGVGAVLALAGLLASAVLTGRRLKQRQVPNTSVLAGVVVGVVGMFLIPVVGLIVGFVAGLLLSEFFRRRSLPEAWSASYAALKAMGLGILVELGLAFAAGSVFAGGIWWHFASR encoded by the coding sequence ATGGACCCCGACATAGTCATTACCGTCATTGCCGCCCTTGCCGTCGCCGTGGGTCTCACCGGAATCATCATTCCGGTTCTGCCTGGCAGCATTCTGATCATCGCCGCATTGCTTGGCTGGGCGTTAGGCATGCAAAGCGCAGCTGCCTGGTGGACCTTCGGAGTGGGCGCGGTGCTGGCGCTGGCAGGTTTGCTCGCCAGCGCGGTGCTGACCGGCAGGAGATTGAAGCAGCGCCAGGTCCCCAATACTTCCGTTCTGGCGGGAGTGGTGGTGGGTGTTGTGGGGATGTTCCTGATTCCCGTAGTGGGGCTCATCGTGGGGTTTGTGGCGGGTCTGCTGCTCAGTGAGTTCTTTCGCCGCCGCAGCCTGCCCGAGGCATGGTCAGCCAGCTATGCCGCACTGAAGGCGATGGGGCTGGGCATCCTGGTGGAACTGGGCCTTGCCTTCGCCGCCGGATCCGTGTTTGCGGGCGGGATCTGGTGGCATTTCGCCAGCCGCTGA
- a CDS encoding YrzE family protein: MSTEPGNNGRAGANNSGDFGNSTGPDGGRLRDRSDRLAPADETQVLPTDNGSEAQNSPATGATAATAAGTPATGTSTGASGNKTNDGGRTQAMPVSHTKDPNADYDDGTEYRPGDGGRHTGDDSGSTAVRSTENGGALPGKANREALLAMEKERFGGMKFGAAFFGWLTATGMVVLLSALAAAIGAAVDFNTDNDLGQSLDQAMANQSAGIIGTVILLVVLLLAYFAGGYVAGRMARFNGLKQGLAVWLWALIAGLVVVVLGLIFGDDIRSITQLNTVAPLPDDLDGATAATWLAVAATLAATLIGALLGGLAGMRYHRRIDRADYSDTDVRA, encoded by the coding sequence ATGAGCACGGAACCAGGCAACAACGGCCGGGCCGGAGCCAACAACTCCGGCGACTTCGGAAATTCCACAGGCCCGGACGGCGGACGCCTGCGCGACAGGTCGGACCGATTGGCTCCCGCCGACGAAACCCAGGTCCTGCCCACGGACAACGGATCCGAGGCACAGAATTCCCCGGCGACCGGGGCAACCGCAGCAACCGCAGCCGGGACCCCTGCAACAGGAACCTCGACGGGGGCTTCCGGCAACAAGACCAACGACGGCGGGCGCACCCAGGCGATGCCGGTGAGCCACACCAAGGATCCCAACGCAGACTATGACGACGGCACCGAATACCGTCCCGGGGACGGCGGACGCCACACCGGCGACGACTCCGGAAGCACGGCCGTTCGCAGCACCGAAAACGGCGGTGCCCTGCCCGGCAAGGCCAACCGCGAGGCCCTTCTCGCGATGGAAAAGGAACGTTTTGGCGGCATGAAGTTCGGAGCGGCTTTCTTCGGCTGGCTGACCGCCACCGGAATGGTGGTGCTCCTGTCCGCCCTGGCAGCGGCCATTGGCGCCGCCGTCGACTTCAACACCGACAATGACCTGGGCCAGTCCCTGGACCAGGCGATGGCCAACCAGAGTGCCGGCATCATTGGCACGGTCATTTTGCTGGTGGTGCTGCTGCTGGCCTACTTCGCCGGCGGGTACGTGGCGGGACGGATGGCACGCTTCAACGGCCTCAAGCAGGGTCTGGCCGTTTGGCTCTGGGCCCTCATCGCCGGACTGGTTGTTGTGGTGCTCGGATTGATCTTCGGTGACGATATCCGCAGCATCACCCAGCTGAACACTGTGGCACCCCTTCCCGATGACCTCGACGGGGCCACAGCGGCAACCTGGCTCGCCGTCGCCGCAACGCTGGCCGCGACCCTCATCGGTGCGCTGCTCGGCGGCCTTGCCGGTATGCGCTATCACCGCCGGATTGACCGCGCCGACTACAGCGACACGGACGTCCGCGCCTGA
- a CDS encoding SDR family oxidoreductase, with protein MTNGNTSDQYTFQNPVDRFPTITPPKQDQPEPGLDATLEPKTDRGEESYRGTGRLEGRKALITGADSGIGAAVAIAYAREGADVALAYLPEEEEDAREIVRLVEEAGRKAVALPGDVRDAEYCKQLVADAVEALGGLDILVNNAGKQVAVENLEDLSDEQLDDTFKTNIYAFFRITKAALPHLPAGSSIINTTSIQAYSPSPFLLDYASTKAAINNFTKGLSMQLAPKGIRVNAVAPGPFWTPLQVSDGQPKEALPEFGKDTALGRAGQPTELAPAYVFLASPESSYVIGETLNVNGGMPTP; from the coding sequence ATGACCAACGGCAACACTAGCGACCAGTACACCTTCCAGAACCCCGTGGACCGCTTCCCGACCATCACGCCGCCGAAGCAGGATCAGCCCGAGCCTGGCCTGGATGCGACTCTGGAACCCAAAACGGACCGCGGCGAGGAATCCTACCGCGGCACCGGCCGGCTGGAAGGCCGCAAGGCCCTGATCACCGGCGCCGACTCAGGTATTGGCGCGGCAGTTGCCATTGCGTACGCACGTGAAGGCGCCGACGTCGCACTCGCCTACCTGCCCGAGGAAGAGGAAGACGCCCGGGAAATCGTGCGCCTAGTGGAGGAGGCTGGCCGCAAGGCTGTGGCCCTTCCCGGCGACGTGCGGGACGCGGAGTACTGCAAGCAGCTGGTTGCGGACGCCGTGGAAGCCCTCGGCGGCCTGGATATCCTCGTGAACAACGCGGGCAAGCAGGTTGCCGTGGAGAATCTTGAAGACCTCTCCGACGAGCAGCTGGATGACACGTTCAAGACCAACATCTACGCGTTCTTCCGCATTACCAAGGCTGCGCTGCCGCATCTGCCGGCCGGATCGAGCATCATCAACACCACCTCCATCCAGGCGTACAGCCCGTCGCCGTTCCTGCTGGACTACGCCAGCACCAAGGCGGCCATCAACAACTTCACCAAGGGACTGTCGATGCAGCTGGCCCCCAAGGGCATCCGCGTGAACGCCGTTGCGCCGGGTCCGTTCTGGACGCCGCTGCAGGTTTCCGACGGCCAGCCCAAGGAAGCACTGCCGGAATTCGGCAAGGACACCGCACTGGGCCGCGCCGGACAGCCCACCGAGCTTGCCCCGGCCTACGTCTTCCTGGCGTCCCCGGAATCCAGCTACGTCATCGGTGAAACCCTGAACGTCAACGGCGGCATGCCCACCCCGTAA
- a CDS encoding multidrug effflux MFS transporter produces MFSPFRRKPVTAMTTGLLLVLALLSATGPFATDLYLPSFPAMTDELEASATAVQLTLTAFLLGMGAGQLVFGPLSDRYGRFRPLFLGSAGFVVASAVCALAPNLAVLVAGRLLQGLCASAGVVIARAMVADLTTGATSARTFSLLMTIGGVAPVVAPTVGGLLAEHLGWRGVLWVLAGLALVMFVCVAGVLAESQPLHHRSSGPMLAGLSGVVANRKFLGYAVLFASTFGVLMAYISASPFVYQNLMGLTASAYGLAFGVNAMGLVGAGFVSARLARRIPPRKTVTAAVSVLLTMSVAVLVLSVSAAPPLLLAVPIFFAATSVGFIMGNTTSLALAEVGLAAGSGSAVLGGGQFFAGALVSPLTGLAGEESAVPLAVIMTLSALVAVAALIATRTRSASGR; encoded by the coding sequence ATGTTTAGTCCGTTTCGCCGCAAGCCGGTTACCGCCATGACAACCGGGTTGTTGCTGGTTCTGGCCCTGCTCTCCGCCACCGGGCCGTTTGCCACCGATCTCTACCTGCCCTCCTTTCCGGCCATGACCGATGAGCTCGAGGCGTCCGCCACCGCAGTGCAGCTGACCCTCACCGCGTTCCTTCTCGGCATGGGGGCCGGCCAGCTGGTGTTCGGCCCGCTCTCGGACCGGTACGGCCGCTTCCGCCCGCTGTTCCTTGGATCCGCAGGCTTTGTTGTCGCGTCGGCGGTGTGCGCCCTCGCACCCAATCTGGCCGTACTCGTGGCCGGCCGGCTGCTCCAGGGGCTGTGCGCTTCGGCAGGAGTGGTTATTGCGCGCGCCATGGTCGCGGACCTGACTACGGGCGCGACGTCGGCACGCACCTTCAGCCTGCTCATGACCATCGGCGGCGTGGCGCCGGTGGTTGCGCCGACGGTGGGCGGGCTGTTGGCAGAGCACCTTGGCTGGCGCGGCGTCCTCTGGGTGCTTGCCGGGCTGGCACTGGTGATGTTCGTGTGTGTGGCGGGTGTGCTGGCGGAATCCCAGCCCCTGCACCACCGCAGCAGCGGGCCGATGCTGGCCGGGCTGTCAGGCGTGGTCGCGAACCGCAAATTCCTCGGCTATGCCGTGCTCTTTGCCAGCACCTTCGGTGTGCTGATGGCCTACATCTCGGCCTCGCCCTTTGTGTACCAAAACCTGATGGGACTGACGGCGTCCGCCTATGGACTGGCCTTCGGAGTGAACGCCATGGGCCTGGTCGGTGCCGGATTTGTCTCCGCCCGGCTGGCCCGCCGGATACCGCCGAGGAAGACGGTCACGGCGGCGGTGTCCGTGCTGCTCACCATGTCCGTCGCTGTTCTGGTGCTGTCAGTTTCGGCCGCACCACCACTGCTCCTGGCGGTACCCATCTTCTTCGCAGCCACCTCGGTGGGCTTCATCATGGGCAACACCACGTCACTGGCCCTCGCCGAGGTGGGCCTCGCCGCGGGCAGCGGATCGGCAGTCCTGGGCGGCGGCCAGTTCTTTGCCGGGGCACTGGTCTCCCCGCTGACGGGACTTGCCGGCGAGGAATCCGCGGTGCCGCTGGCGGTCATCATGACGCTGTCCGCTCTGGTGGCCGTGGCTGCACTGATTGCCACCCGCACACGTTCGGCCTCCGGTCGGTAG
- a CDS encoding universal stress protein, giving the protein MSNGEEDRKRIVVGVDGSRLSIEALWKARRLAAVLGCSLEVVTVWEYSISLAPPVPTEVWSPQTQAELTLKEAVEEAFGEDVPADLKQTALVGLPVELLIEASRGAEMLVVGNRGRGGFAGLLLGSVSSTLAAHAHCPVLIVHRGESA; this is encoded by the coding sequence ATGAGCAACGGTGAAGAGGACCGCAAACGCATTGTTGTGGGGGTGGACGGCTCCCGGCTCTCCATTGAAGCGCTCTGGAAGGCCCGGCGCCTGGCCGCAGTGCTGGGGTGCTCCCTGGAGGTGGTGACCGTCTGGGAGTACAGCATTTCCCTGGCCCCGCCGGTTCCCACGGAAGTCTGGTCTCCGCAGACCCAGGCCGAGCTGACGCTCAAGGAGGCAGTGGAGGAAGCCTTCGGGGAGGACGTCCCGGCGGATCTCAAGCAGACCGCCCTGGTGGGACTGCCGGTGGAGCTCCTCATCGAAGCCAGCCGCGGGGCGGAAATGCTGGTGGTGGGCAACCGCGGACGCGGCGGCTTTGCGGGACTGCTGCTCGGATCCGTCAGCTCAACGCTGGCGGCGCATGCGCATTGTCCGGTGCTGATCGTTCACCGCGGCGAATCGGCGTAA
- a CDS encoding MFS transporter — MTAVQERPAITRAGKREWWGLAVLMLPVLLISIDNNVLSFAIPSLSRALAPSGTQLLWIVDIYALVLAGLLVPMGSLGDRIGRRRVLMIGSVGFGVMSLVAAFAPSASMLILARALMGVFGAMLMPATLSLIRNIFTVPSQRRVAVAIWAAGFSGGAALGPIVGGVLLENYWWGSVFLLSIPVLLPLLVFGPILLPESKDPSPGAVDVPGVVLVMGAMLSITYGIKSFASDGAAHGLPFILLGLVLGTLFVRRQLSREKPMLDVRLFRNPVFTGSISANLLSLFAMVGFIFFLSQHLQLVVGQSPIEAGLTMLPGLVLTVITGLAVVPLVKHLRPAYVVAGGLLFNAAGYALVFFAGESVTVLQLVVAFLFLGVGVGAAETISNDLILASVPPSRAGSASAISETAYEIGSVLGTAVLGSILTAAYRNGVQVPAGLSAEQAESAGQTLGGAVDAAQALPPEQGSALLHSAQAAFDSGVSVTSLIGVVIMLVAAAGAGVLLRKAPAGH, encoded by the coding sequence GTGACGGCCGTTCAGGAAAGGCCCGCTATTACGCGTGCAGGAAAGCGCGAATGGTGGGGACTTGCAGTCCTGATGCTGCCAGTGCTGCTGATCTCCATCGACAACAACGTCCTCAGCTTCGCCATCCCGTCACTGTCCCGGGCCCTGGCGCCCAGCGGCACACAGTTGCTCTGGATTGTGGACATCTACGCGCTGGTGCTGGCGGGACTGCTGGTCCCGATGGGCAGCCTGGGGGACCGGATCGGCCGCCGCCGGGTGCTGATGATCGGCAGCGTAGGTTTCGGCGTCATGTCACTGGTCGCGGCGTTTGCACCCTCGGCCTCCATGCTGATCCTGGCCCGCGCCCTCATGGGTGTTTTCGGTGCCATGCTGATGCCTGCCACGCTGTCCCTGATCCGGAACATCTTCACGGTGCCGTCCCAGCGACGCGTTGCGGTGGCCATCTGGGCTGCGGGGTTCTCCGGAGGGGCCGCCCTGGGACCGATCGTGGGCGGAGTGCTGCTGGAGAACTACTGGTGGGGCTCGGTGTTCCTGCTGTCCATTCCGGTGCTGCTTCCGCTGCTGGTCTTCGGACCCATCCTGCTGCCTGAATCCAAGGACCCGAGCCCGGGAGCCGTGGACGTGCCCGGCGTCGTGCTGGTCATGGGTGCCATGCTGTCCATCACCTACGGCATCAAGTCCTTCGCGTCCGACGGCGCCGCTCACGGACTGCCGTTCATCCTCCTCGGCCTGGTGCTGGGCACGTTGTTTGTGCGCCGCCAGCTGAGCCGCGAGAAGCCGATGCTGGACGTCCGCCTGTTCCGCAATCCGGTGTTCACCGGGTCCATCAGCGCCAACCTGCTGAGCCTCTTCGCCATGGTGGGCTTCATCTTTTTCCTCTCCCAGCACCTGCAGCTGGTGGTGGGGCAGTCACCCATCGAAGCGGGCCTGACCATGCTGCCCGGACTGGTGCTGACGGTCATCACCGGACTGGCCGTGGTGCCGCTGGTCAAGCATCTGCGCCCCGCCTACGTGGTGGCCGGCGGGCTGCTGTTCAATGCCGCCGGCTACGCTCTGGTGTTTTTCGCCGGCGAGTCCGTGACAGTACTCCAGCTGGTGGTGGCCTTCCTGTTCCTGGGCGTCGGAGTGGGCGCTGCGGAAACCATTTCCAATGACCTGATCCTCGCCAGTGTTCCGCCGTCCCGCGCCGGGTCCGCCTCGGCCATTTCCGAGACAGCCTATGAGATCGGCTCCGTCCTGGGCACCGCGGTGCTGGGCAGCATCCTCACGGCTGCGTACCGCAACGGCGTGCAGGTCCCGGCGGGACTGAGCGCCGAACAAGCCGAATCGGCCGGCCAAACCCTCGGCGGCGCCGTCGATGCCGCGCAGGCGCTGCCGCCGGAACAAGGTTCGGCTCTGCTGCACTCGGCGCAGGCCGCTTTTGATTCGGGTGTCAGTGTCACGTCCCTGATCGGCGTGGTGATCATGCTGGTGGCTGCCGCCGGTGCCGGCGTGCTGTTGCGCAAGGCTCCGGCCGGGCACTAA
- a CDS encoding TetR/AcrR family transcriptional regulator — translation MSNTRPARDRILDAYEELLINEGPRGATLDAVVARAEVSKGGLLYHFKNKEAMAAALIARLEELAAADLVRMRADPEGPSRYLVRESVYVGSALDRALIGVVRLAQASDPDASAVLERIHRSWMDLVLEEVGHPAIARAIVLLGDGLYYNEGLPGGWPRDQDSSAAQSVADLLEVVDVLKAHAASVPQNR, via the coding sequence ATGTCCAACACTCGTCCTGCCCGGGACCGCATCCTTGATGCCTACGAGGAGCTGCTCATCAATGAAGGCCCACGCGGCGCCACCCTCGATGCCGTGGTTGCACGCGCCGAAGTCTCGAAGGGCGGGCTGCTCTATCACTTCAAGAACAAGGAAGCGATGGCCGCGGCCCTCATCGCCCGCCTCGAGGAACTCGCCGCGGCCGACCTTGTGAGGATGCGCGCCGACCCGGAAGGCCCGTCGCGGTATCTGGTCCGGGAGTCCGTTTATGTTGGCAGTGCCTTGGACCGCGCGCTGATCGGCGTCGTCCGTCTTGCCCAGGCCTCCGATCCGGATGCCTCAGCGGTGCTGGAACGGATCCACCGCAGCTGGATGGATCTGGTCCTCGAGGAAGTAGGCCATCCGGCCATTGCCCGTGCCATTGTCCTGCTCGGCGACGGACTCTATTACAACGAGGGCCTGCCGGGCGGCTGGCCGCGGGACCAGGACTCTTCCGCCGCCCAGTCAGTGGCCGACCTGCTGGAGGTTGTGGATGTCCTGAAGGCGCATGCCGCCAGTGTTCCGCAGAACCGTTAA
- the rraA gene encoding ribonuclease E activity regulator RraA, with protein MEISTADLYDQHGESLASVSLQFQDLGGHLSFTGPVRTIRCREDNGLVKSVLNSPGNGAVLVVDGAGSLNSALMGDMIAEAAVANGWAGVVINGPIRDRAAVAKLPLGVKALGSNPRKSAKDSVGEVDVPVEFGGVTFRPGATLYADEDGILVER; from the coding sequence ATGGAAATCAGCACAGCAGACCTCTATGACCAGCACGGTGAGTCTTTGGCTTCCGTCTCCCTGCAGTTCCAGGACCTCGGAGGGCACCTGTCCTTCACCGGCCCGGTCCGCACGATCCGCTGCCGTGAGGACAACGGCCTGGTGAAGTCCGTCCTCAACTCGCCCGGCAATGGTGCCGTGCTGGTGGTGGACGGCGCAGGATCCCTCAACAGTGCCCTCATGGGAGACATGATTGCCGAGGCTGCCGTTGCCAACGGCTGGGCCGGCGTTGTCATCAACGGACCCATCAGGGACCGCGCCGCCGTGGCCAAGCTGCCCCTGGGCGTGAAGGCGCTCGGCTCCAACCCGCGCAAGAGCGCCAAGGACTCTGTTGGCGAAGTGGACGTGCCCGTAGAGTTCGGCGGTGTCACCTTCCGTCCCGGCGCCACGCTGTACGCCGACGAGGATGGAATCCTCGTCGAACGCTAG
- a CDS encoding dienelactone hydrolase family protein → MANILLFHHAQGLTPGMDAFAGVLRDAGHTVTVPDLYNGQTFAELADGLNYLSEIGMDTVVEQSVAIAERFPPEMVYVGFSLGVMAAQRLAQTRPGARGAVLISGCLPLGTYGDTWPAGVPVQIHGMDADEEFVDSGDLDAAQNLAASTDDAELFLYPGASHLFADISLAHYDPDQAFALTRTVLQMLRRVDEG, encoded by the coding sequence ATGGCCAACATCCTGCTGTTCCATCACGCCCAGGGCCTTACTCCGGGCATGGACGCCTTTGCCGGGGTACTGCGCGATGCCGGACATACGGTGACCGTGCCGGACCTCTACAACGGGCAGACCTTTGCCGAGCTTGCAGACGGCCTGAACTACCTCAGCGAAATCGGCATGGACACAGTGGTGGAGCAGAGCGTGGCCATCGCTGAACGCTTCCCGCCGGAGATGGTCTACGTCGGCTTCTCTTTGGGCGTGATGGCGGCCCAGCGCCTGGCGCAGACCCGGCCGGGCGCCCGGGGTGCCGTGCTGATCAGCGGCTGCCTTCCGCTGGGCACTTACGGTGACACGTGGCCGGCGGGAGTGCCCGTGCAGATCCACGGGATGGACGCCGATGAGGAGTTTGTTGACTCCGGCGATCTGGACGCCGCCCAGAATCTGGCCGCGTCCACCGACGACGCGGAGCTGTTCCTCTACCCCGGCGCCTCACACCTGTTCGCGGACATCAGCCTGGCCCACTATGACCCGGATCAGGCCTTTGCCCTCACCCGCACAGTGCTCCAGATGCTGCGCAGGGTGGATGAAGGCTAG
- a CDS encoding HpcH/HpaI aldolase/citrate lyase family protein, whose product MAPFRNSRAASLPAKLSRSWLLASAADEANFGPALASEADSVVFDMEDAVPAAGKAEARERVVEALSTGMTAWVRVNGIETDYWADDLAALSKAPGLRGVMLAMTEKPEQVTHTAMRLQAGTPVLALVESALGIENATAIASAPGTFRLAFGVGDFRRDTGASDDPMALAYARSKLVVASRVGQLPGPIDGPTVGALGDKLLDACKVTQSMGMTGKLCLMPEAADFINHGLSPSESEITWAHELLEAHAAGAVVGDGSYLPRLARAQKISSLADSYGLWNA is encoded by the coding sequence ATGGCTCCTTTTCGTAACAGCCGCGCTGCGTCGCTGCCTGCAAAACTTTCCCGTTCCTGGCTTCTGGCATCGGCTGCCGATGAAGCGAATTTTGGGCCGGCGCTCGCGTCGGAAGCGGACTCCGTGGTGTTCGACATGGAGGACGCGGTACCCGCGGCCGGCAAGGCTGAGGCCCGTGAGCGCGTTGTGGAGGCGCTGTCCACCGGAATGACCGCCTGGGTGCGCGTGAACGGCATCGAAACGGATTACTGGGCCGATGACCTCGCGGCGCTGTCCAAGGCTCCGGGACTGCGCGGTGTCATGCTGGCGATGACCGAAAAGCCGGAGCAGGTCACCCACACGGCCATGCGCCTGCAGGCCGGCACCCCGGTGTTGGCCCTGGTGGAGTCCGCACTTGGCATTGAAAACGCGACGGCGATTGCTTCGGCTCCCGGCACCTTCCGCCTGGCCTTCGGTGTGGGCGACTTCCGCCGCGACACCGGTGCCTCCGACGATCCCATGGCTCTGGCCTACGCCCGTTCCAAGCTGGTGGTGGCTTCCCGCGTGGGGCAGCTTCCCGGCCCGATCGACGGCCCCACGGTCGGTGCCCTGGGCGATAAACTGCTGGACGCCTGCAAGGTCACGCAGTCCATGGGAATGACGGGCAAGCTGTGCCTGATGCCCGAGGCCGCGGACTTCATCAACCACGGACTTTCGCCGAGCGAATCCGAGATCACGTGGGCGCATGAGCTGCTCGAGGCGCACGCTGCAGGTGCCGTCGTGGGCGACGGTTCCTACCTGCCGCGCCTGGCGCGCGCCCAGAAGATCTCCTCACTGGCTGACTCCTACGGACTCTGGAACGCCTAG